The Colwellia sp. M166 genome segment ATTAAAAGAAACCTTAACGGCATTGGTGGGTAATGAAGGCGGTCGTTCTGTCATTGTTTCACCACAAGCGGGCTTAGTCACCATTCGAGCACTGCCTTCTGAAATCACCGCAGTTAAGAGCTTTCTTGAAAGCACTCAAGAGCACTTGCGTCGTCAAGTGATTATTGAAGCAAAAATTATGGAAGTCACTTTAAATGATGATTATCAGCAAGGGGTGAAGTGGGATCAAGTACTAGGACATATTGAAAGTACCGATATTGGCTTTTCAACCACAGGAAATATTGCTGGTAATGTTATTTCTTCTGCAATAGGTGGGGTAACCAGCCTGAGCTTTCTAAATAAAGATTTTAGTGGTGTGATTGATTTGTTATCAACTCAAGGTAATGTACAAGTACTTTCCAGCCCAAGAATTACAGCAACCAACAATCAAAAAGCCATTATTAAAGTCGGCGAAGATGAATATTTTGTTACTGATGTTTCTAGTACCACGACAACGGGTACTTCAACTACCACAACCCCTGAAATTGATTTAACACCATTTTTCTCTGGTATTGCACTGGATGTAACGCCACAAATAGATGCTGATGGTGAAGTTATTTTGCATATTCACCCATCAGTGACCATTACTGACGAGCAAACTAAAACCATACGGTTAAGTAACGAAGATATTATTTTACCATTAGCGCAAAGCAGTGTCCGCGAATCAGATACTATTATACGCGCTAAGTCAGGTGAAATAGTTGTGATTGGTGGCCTCATTGAAACCCGAAAAGTTAATATTGAATCTAAAACGCCGTTCTTAGGTGATATCCCAATTATGGGCGAATTATTTAAGAGTAAGAGTGAATCAGTGCAGAAAAAAGAGCTGGTTATTTTGCTAAAACCTATTGTTATTGGGCAAGATACTTGGAAAAACCAACTACAGGATGCGCGTGCTTTGTTAAAACAATGGTTTCCTGAAGATGCGGACGCAAACGCCGCTAGTAATTAAGTTACCACGCTATGTATTTGTACCATTTTGGTTTAAGAGAACTCCCCTTTACTTTAACACCAAACACCAGTTTTTATTTGGGTTTAGAGCC includes the following:
- the mshL gene encoding pilus (MSHA type) biogenesis protein MshL, translated to MKKIINHKKHQIQLFCCTAVLVLAGCQSAPKPPTEVNQALDDAIAQASQPATPKPLKALPNSVRRELMQKEVQQARHGLLAEKRLEIAASGVAAEQFFAAIVDDSSYSIAVHPEVSGTITLNLKDVTLDETLDVIESLYGYDIRRQGRVIQVYPAGIRTETIPLNYLYVKRSGMSSTSINSGGVSENDPNSSNSSGNNSNNNSSNSNQNSNGQGSNNQNGSSGINIYTENESDFWSELKETLTALVGNEGGRSVIVSPQAGLVTIRALPSEITAVKSFLESTQEHLRRQVIIEAKIMEVTLNDDYQQGVKWDQVLGHIESTDIGFSTTGNIAGNVISSAIGGVTSLSFLNKDFSGVIDLLSTQGNVQVLSSPRITATNNQKAIIKVGEDEYFVTDVSSTTTTGTSTTTTPEIDLTPFFSGIALDVTPQIDADGEVILHIHPSVTITDEQTKTIRLSNEDIILPLAQSSVRESDTIIRAKSGEIVVIGGLIETRKVNIESKTPFLGDIPIMGELFKSKSESVQKKELVILLKPIVIGQDTWKNQLQDARALLKQWFPEDADANAASN